The stretch of DNA CCACGTGTCTTCTCCTACCTGCAGACCCGAGGCTCCGTCCCCGTGTACTGGGGCGAGGtcatcaacctcaagtACAAGCCCAACCTGCAGATTGGCCAGCCCGCCACGGACGCCGCCAAGCTGCACTTTGACGACCAGATCAAGCGGTACGGTCGCAACTACCTCGTCAACCTCGTCAACCAGAAGGGCTACGAGCTGCCTGTCAAGCGGGCCTACGAGCAGCTGGTCGACCAGCTCGGCTACCCCGAGGACCAGGTCTCGTACGTCTACTTTGACTTCCACCACGAGTGCTCCAAGATGCGATGGCACCGTGTCCTGTTGCTGATTGAGCGGCTGCAGGAGCTGGGTCTCGACCAGCAGGGCTACTTTGAGGCTACCCTCATGCCCAACCGTCAGCTGCAGCCCCAGGCTAACCAGACCTCCGTCGTGCGAACCAACTGCATGGACTGCCTGGACCGAACTAACGTGGTCCAGTCCACCTTGGGCCGATGGGTGCTGCAGAAGCAGTTTGAGGCTGCCGGAATTCTGGCCCCCGGCCAGAAGTGGGAGACTACTGAGCCCAAGTTCGAGCTCATCTTCCGAAACGTGTGGGCCGACAACGCCAATGCAGTGTCCGTCACTTATTCTGGAACCGGTGCTCTCAAGACTGATTTCACCCGTCTGGGCAAGCGAACCAAACAGGGCGCTCTCAACGACGGTCTCAACTCCGCCACCCGATACATCAAGAACAACTTCCAGGACGGCATTCGTCAGGACTCTTTCGACCTGTTCCTGGGCAACTACGTGCCCTACTCGGGCCGACCTGCCCGCTTCTACGACGTGCGCCCCATTCTGTTCCAGGCCGTGCCCTACATGGTTCTGTCTGCCGTGGTGCTCATTCTCTGTGCCACCTTCTTCCCCCGACAGGATCTGTCTGCTCTGGTGAGCCGATCATTTGTGGGCTTCTGGGTGCTGGTACTGGTGTGGTCGGTGCGATACATGACCAAGAACGGTCTGCAGTTTGTCAACTGGcccaagctcatcaagcCCGACTTTGTGTCTGAAAACGAGATTGTCAACAACGGCAAGGTCTCTGGTATTGTCTACAAGGTGGGAGACAGCGACCGGGTCAACAAGCTGGATTAGAGAACGGCTAGATATATATCATGTTAACGAATCGAATAA from Yarrowia lipolytica chromosome 1D, complete sequence encodes:
- a CDS encoding uncharacterized protein (Compare to YALI0D05995g, similar to Saccharomyces cerevisiae SAC1 (YKL212W); ancestral locus Anc_1.533, similar to uniprot|P32368 Saccharomyces cerevisiae YKL212w SAC1 Recessive suppressor of secretory defect), whose product is MKYAEDHNGYYFQLPGEKTSLTIAKGSGAIAANEGVVAPGGKEIAAIVGTIRLLASQYIIVASKTETVGAIFGQQVHRVTAFDILPINGGSADPQEQQYLKILQFHLDSSRLYFCRTWDLTTSLQAQSHAQRAPGVSFETADERFFWNKYVCTDLIDAARTQPGVALFVTPMSFGFVELSQSTINGRSITFGVITRRSRHRAGTRYFRRGIDAHGNVANFNETEQLLIVEGTAEPPRVFSYLQTRGSVPVYWGEVINLKYKPNLQIGQPATDAAKLHFDDQIKRYGRNYLVNLVNQKGYELPVKRAYEQLVDQLGYPEDQVSYVYFDFHHECSKMRWHRVLLLIERLQELGLDQQGYFEATLMPNRQLQPQANQTSVVRTNCMDCLDRTNVVQSTLGRWVLQKQFEAAGILAPGQKWETTEPKFELIFRNVWADNANAVSVTYSGTGALKTDFTRLGKRTKQGALNDGLNSATRYIKNNFQDGIRQDSFDLFLGNYVPYSGRPARFYDVRPILFQAVPYMVLSAVVLILCATFFPRQDLSALVSRSFVGFWVLVLVWSVRYMTKNGLQFVNWPKLIKPDFVSENEIVNNGKVSGIVYKVGDSDRVNKLD